A DNA window from Drosophila pseudoobscura strain MV-25-SWS-2005 chromosome 2, UCI_Dpse_MV25, whole genome shotgun sequence contains the following coding sequences:
- the Fntb gene encoding protein farnesyltransferase subunit beta encodes MYSEDELLFRNFQQLKSYKLDDEKSSTTTSREQQKTESSVEKCFDRFEELQSTHPRLTQFFRLEHQYYLDAMLRRLPSNYECLDSSRPWCVYWILQAAQLLSFNFDDETLDRVVQFLSKCRAPTGGFGGGPGQYAHLAPTYAAVNSLCIIGTKSAYRAIDRPTLVQFLFSVRQPDGSFRLHVDGETDVRGAYCAISCAKLLNLPDLVMKELFGGTGDWIAKCQTYEGGFGGAPELEAHGGYTFCGIAGLALLNEAHKCNKKALLHWTLLRQMSYEGGFQGRTNKLVDGCYSFWVGATIPITQATLSGGDKEMEHTLFDVEALQEYILICCQKQNGGLIDKPGKPQDLYHTCYTLSGVSIAQHSESASCPQVLGDTINELLPTHPLFNIPPKSVAAAVSHFKNSNDTDFASTSDGNCQGEQEQDI; translated from the exons ATGTATTCCGAGGACGAATTACTCTTTCGCAACTTCCAGCAATTGAAGAGCTACAAATTGGACGACGAGAAGTCCTCCACAACCACGTCCAGGGAGCAG CAAAAAACAGAGAGTTCGGTGGAGAAATGTTTCGACCGGTTCGAGGAATTGCAGTCCACCCATCCACGGCTCACCCAGTTTTTCCGGCTAGAGCATCAGTATTATCTGGATGCAATGCTGCGCCGGCTGCCCTCGAACTACGAATGCCTGGACAGCAGTCGACCCTGGTGCGTCTACTGGATACTGCAGGCGGCCCAGTTACTTAGCTTCAATTTTGACGATGAAACCCTCGATAGGGTCGTACAATTTCTCAGCAA ATGCCGGGCTCCAACGGGCGGCTTTGGCGGTGGACCAGGACAGTATGCCCATCTGGCGCCCACATATGCGGCGGTCAACAGCCTCTGCATCATTGGCACCAAGAGTGCCTATCGCGCCATCGATCGTCCGACCCTTGTCCAGTTTCTGTTCAGTGTTCGTCAACCGGATGGCTCCTTCCGGCTCCATGTAGATGGGGAGACGGATGTGCGCGGTGCGTACTGTGCCATCTCTTGCGCCAAGCTGCTGAACCTTCCCGATCTGGTGATGAAGGAACTTTTCGGCGGCACCGGCGATTGGATTGCCAAGTGCCAGACGTACGAGGGAGGATTCGGCGGTGCCCCCGAATTGGAGGCCCATGGGGGCTACACATTCTGTGGCATCGCTGGCTTGGCGCTACTGAACGAGGCACACAAGTGCAACAAGAAGGCGCTGCTTCATTGGACACTGCTACGTCAGATGAGCTACGAAGGAGGGTTCCAGGGTCGAACGAATAAACTGGTCGATGGCTGCTACTCCTTTTGGGTAGGAGCCACCATACCCATAACGCAGGCCACGTTGTCTGGCGGCGATAAGGAAATGGAGCACACTCTATTTGATGTTGAGGCCCTGCAGGAGTACATTCTAATCTGCTGCCAGAAGCAAAACGGAGGTTTGATCGACAAGCCGGGAAA ACCACAAGATCTCTATCATACATGCTATACCCTAAGCGGCGTCTCCATTGCCCAGCACTCGGAGTCCGCCAGTTGTCCACAAGTCCTGGGCGACACCATCAACGAACTGCTACCCACCCATCCACTATTTAACATCCCACCGAAGTCCGTGGCCGCGGCCGTTAGCCACTTTAAGAATTCCAATGACACAGATTTTGCCAGCACCTCCGATGGAAACTGTCAAGGAGAGCAAGAACAGGATATTTAG